The Serratia rhizosphaerae genome has a segment encoding these proteins:
- the amiA gene encoding N-acetylmuramoyl-L-alanine amidase AmiA has product MKKQAKSFLNFTPLNTSSSRRHLLLSGLAFALLGGKAGAAQARESGGMLRSAHAKPAAKPAGAKRLVMLDPGHGGIDSGAVGHEGSQEKHVVLEIANHVRRFLHQHDHVEARLTREEDHFIPLFQRVEIAHQHQADLFISIHADGFTNPSASGASVFALSNRGASSAMARYLSKRENAADEVAGAKYKQQDNYLQQALFDLVQTNTINNSLTLGRHVLGQIRPVHHLHSQSTEQAAFAVLKSPSIPSVLVETSFITNPHEEQLLGTTAFREKIARAIADGILAFFHDADRRRRTA; this is encoded by the coding sequence ATGAAAAAACAGGCAAAATCTTTTCTTAACTTCACCCCGCTGAACACCTCCTCCTCACGTCGCCACCTGTTGCTGTCGGGCCTGGCGTTTGCCCTGCTCGGCGGCAAAGCCGGCGCGGCGCAGGCGCGGGAGTCCGGCGGCATGCTGCGCAGCGCACACGCCAAACCGGCCGCCAAGCCGGCGGGCGCCAAACGGCTGGTGATGCTCGACCCCGGCCATGGCGGCATCGACTCCGGCGCGGTAGGTCACGAAGGGTCGCAGGAAAAACACGTGGTGCTGGAGATTGCCAATCACGTGCGCCGCTTTCTGCACCAGCACGATCACGTCGAGGCGCGGCTGACGCGTGAAGAAGACCACTTTATTCCGCTGTTCCAGCGGGTGGAAATCGCCCATCAGCATCAGGCCGATCTGTTTATTTCCATCCACGCCGATGGCTTCACCAATCCGTCGGCCTCCGGCGCATCGGTCTTCGCCCTGTCCAACCGCGGCGCCAGCAGCGCCATGGCGCGCTATCTGTCAAAACGTGAAAACGCCGCCGATGAGGTAGCCGGCGCTAAATACAAACAGCAGGATAATTATCTGCAGCAGGCGCTGTTCGATCTGGTGCAGACCAACACCATCAACAACAGCCTGACCCTCGGCCGTCACGTGCTGGGGCAGATCCGTCCGGTGCACCATCTGCACAGCCAAAGCACCGAGCAGGCGGCGTTTGCGGTGCTGAAATCCCCTTCCATTCCGTCGGTGCTGGTGGAAACCTCGTTTATCACCAATCCGCATGAAGAGCAGCTGCTCGGCACCACCGCCTTTCGCGAAAAAATCGCCCGCGCTATCGCCGACGGTATCCTTGCCTTCTTCCATGATGCCGATCGCCGCCGGCGTACGGCCTGA
- a CDS encoding GNAT family acetyltransferase has translation MEIRVFRQDDFEEVITLWERCDLLRPWNDPEMDIERKLHHDADLFLVAEVGGEVVGSVMGGYDGHRGSAYYLGVHPDYRGRGIANALINRLEKKLMARGCPKINLMVREDNDTVVEMYEKLGYEIQGITSLGKRLIEDQEY, from the coding sequence ATGGAAATTCGCGTATTTCGGCAAGACGACTTTGAAGAGGTCATCACGCTCTGGGAAAGGTGCGATCTGTTGCGCCCGTGGAACGATCCGGAAATGGATATTGAACGTAAACTGCATCACGATGCCGATCTGTTCCTGGTGGCAGAGGTTGGCGGCGAGGTGGTGGGATCGGTGATGGGCGGTTATGACGGCCACCGCGGTTCGGCGTACTATCTTGGTGTACATCCGGATTATCGCGGTCGCGGTATCGCCAACGCGCTGATTAACCGGCTGGAGAAGAAGCTGATGGCGCGCGGCTGTCCGAAAATCAATCTGATGGTGCGCGAAGATAACGACACCGTGGTCGAAATGTATGAAAAACTCGGCTATGAGATCCAGGGCATTACCAGCCTGGGGAAACGGTTAATCGAGGATCAGGAATACTGA
- a CDS encoding YgiW/YdeI family stress tolerance OB fold protein, producing MKKLTLAALIALCSTPVLAQQGGFNGPSSQNVQQTQQGGFSGPSASLTTVDKVKSMSDDAWVMLQGNIEQRVGDDTYTFRDTTGTLTVEIDHKRWNGQTITPKDKVQLEGKVDKDWSNLELDVKNIKKIQ from the coding sequence ATGAAAAAACTGACTCTGGCAGCATTAATCGCTCTGTGCAGCACCCCGGTTCTGGCGCAACAGGGCGGTTTCAACGGCCCTAGTTCACAGAACGTTCAGCAGACTCAGCAGGGCGGCTTTTCCGGCCCCAGCGCCTCGCTGACCACGGTCGATAAGGTGAAATCGATGAGCGACGACGCCTGGGTGATGCTGCAAGGCAATATTGAACAGCGCGTCGGCGACGATACTTATACCTTCCGCGACACCACCGGCACGCTGACGGTGGAAATTGACCACAAACGCTGGAACGGCCAGACCATCACGCCGAAAGACAAGGTGCAGTTGGAAGGTAAAGTCGATAAAGACTGGAGCAACCTGGAACTGGATGTGAAAAACATCAAGAAAATCCAGTAA
- a CDS encoding DUF2919 domain-containing protein: MKPSPVFSPDDYDSHGVLRLPLWFWGVLILQARTWLLFVMAGASRQQGESMLALFYPDTQRFWYGIALGLPAALAFLLSGRRAQWPRLWRAWRWVLLFSLLAALGGSLAGVWRQEDGAPLLDGVLALLDALALGYLLVNRRVRACFSDSAQL; the protein is encoded by the coding sequence GTGAAGCCTTCACCCGTCTTTTCTCCGGATGATTACGACAGCCACGGCGTATTGCGCCTGCCGCTGTGGTTTTGGGGCGTATTAATTTTACAGGCGCGCACCTGGCTGCTGTTTGTGATGGCCGGCGCCTCGCGCCAGCAGGGGGAAAGCATGCTGGCGCTGTTTTACCCTGATACCCAGCGTTTTTGGTACGGTATCGCGCTAGGCCTGCCGGCGGCGCTGGCGTTTTTGCTCAGCGGACGCCGGGCGCAATGGCCGCGTCTGTGGCGCGCCTGGCGTTGGGTGCTGCTGTTTTCGCTGCTGGCGGCGCTGGGCGGTTCGCTGGCGGGCGTATGGCGGCAGGAAGACGGCGCGCCGCTGCTTGACGGAGTGCTGGCACTGCTGGATGCGCTGGCGCTGGGCTATCTGCTGGTTAATCGTCGCGTCCGCGCCTGTTTCTCGGATTCCGCGCAGCTGTAG
- a CDS encoding RpoE-regulated lipoprotein, giving the protein MNIRPLLLGLPLLLTGCSTMSNLSWSSLSPFNWFGSSLEVSGKGVGGINGGTPMLEHAIDEGLDGNYRLRSGMGTNNGQIVAFYQAMDGDDIKLVISGEPKGSVQRVDVMDQDVVTAWGSKLGTPFSELYSKAFGACKPGEGEDVGKVECVAGQSRYVTYLFSGQWAGPKDIMPPDDTLQSWTVSKIVWHAKPQ; this is encoded by the coding sequence ATGAATATTCGCCCGCTGTTGTTAGGGCTGCCGCTGTTGCTGACCGGCTGTTCGACGATGTCCAATTTATCCTGGTCGAGCCTGTCGCCGTTCAACTGGTTCGGCAGCAGTCTGGAAGTCAGCGGCAAGGGCGTCGGCGGCATTAACGGCGGCACGCCAATGCTGGAGCACGCGATCGATGAGGGCCTGGACGGCAATTATCGCCTGCGCAGCGGCATGGGCACCAATAACGGCCAGATCGTCGCCTTTTATCAGGCGATGGACGGCGACGACATCAAGCTGGTGATCAGCGGCGAGCCGAAAGGCAGCGTGCAGCGGGTCGACGTGATGGATCAGGACGTGGTGACCGCGTGGGGCAGCAAGCTCGGCACGCCGTTCAGCGAGCTGTACAGCAAGGCCTTCGGCGCCTGTAAGCCGGGCGAGGGCGAAGACGTCGGCAAGGTGGAGTGCGTCGCCGGCCAGAGCCGCTACGTCACCTATCTGTTCAGCGGCCAGTGGGCCGGGCCGAAAGATATTATGCCGCCGGATGATACGCTGCAGAGCTGGACGGTCAGCAAAATTGTCTGGCATGCCAAACCGCAGTAA
- a CDS encoding Dyp-type peroxidase codes for MTQVQSGILLEHCRFAIFMEAMVQGEFADLRQGCKQFCQTLSELQQQFPDAKLGAVVAFGYDVWHDLSNGQGASELKPFTPLGKGLAPATQRDLLIHIQSLRHDVNFSLAQAALAAFGNTIKVEEETHGFRWVEERDLSGFIDGTENPQGEQRAEVAVIGEDDAQDAGGSYVFVQRYEHNLRQWSRFSTEQQEQIIGRTKQDSEELPPEARPNTSHVSRVDLKEDGKGLKILRQSLPYGTASGKHGLFFIAYCARLHNIEQQLLSMFGETDGKHDAMLRFTRAVSGSYYFAPSLTRLLAL; via the coding sequence ATGACACAGGTTCAGAGCGGTATTCTGCTGGAGCACTGCCGTTTCGCCATTTTTATGGAAGCCATGGTTCAGGGGGAGTTTGCCGATCTGCGTCAGGGCTGCAAGCAGTTTTGCCAGACGTTGAGCGAACTGCAGCAACAATTCCCTGACGCCAAACTGGGGGCGGTGGTCGCCTTTGGTTACGACGTCTGGCACGATCTTTCCAACGGTCAGGGCGCGTCAGAACTCAAGCCTTTCACGCCGCTTGGCAAAGGTCTGGCGCCGGCAACGCAGCGCGATCTGCTGATTCATATCCAGTCTTTACGTCATGATGTTAACTTTTCCCTGGCTCAGGCGGCGCTGGCGGCCTTCGGCAACACCATCAAGGTGGAAGAAGAGACCCACGGTTTCCGTTGGGTGGAGGAGCGTGACCTGAGCGGCTTTATCGACGGCACCGAAAACCCGCAGGGCGAGCAGCGCGCGGAGGTGGCGGTGATTGGTGAAGACGACGCGCAGGACGCCGGCGGCAGCTACGTGTTCGTACAGCGTTATGAACACAATCTGCGCCAGTGGTCACGTTTTAGCACCGAGCAGCAGGAACAGATTATCGGCCGCACCAAGCAAGACAGCGAAGAGCTGCCGCCGGAGGCGCGGCCGAACACTTCACACGTGAGCCGCGTCGATCTGAAAGAGGACGGCAAGGGGCTGAAAATTCTGCGCCAGAGCCTGCCTTACGGCACCGCCAGCGGTAAACACGGCCTGTTCTTTATCGCCTACTGCGCGCGTTTGCATAATATTGAACAGCAGCTGCTGAGCATGTTCGGCGAAACAGACGGCAAACATGACGCCATGCTGCGCTTCACCCGGGCGGTGAGCGGCAGCTACTATTTTGCGCCGTCGCTGACGCGTTTGCTGGCGCTGTAA